The following coding sequences lie in one Euhalothece natronophila Z-M001 genomic window:
- a CDS encoding rubredoxin, which produces MTEPAEEKTLAEAAPSRFECRSCGYVYEPDKGDSGQNVPAGTKFEDLPENWRCPVCGARRNVFDDIGAINAPSGFQENLSYGFGVNRLTPKQKNILIFGALGLGFLMFISLYGLG; this is translated from the coding sequence ATGACTGAACCTGCTGAAGAAAAAACCCTAGCTGAAGCCGCCCCTTCTCGGTTTGAATGTCGTAGCTGTGGCTATGTTTATGAACCGGATAAAGGTGATAGTGGCCAGAATGTTCCAGCGGGAACAAAATTTGAAGATTTGCCAGAAAATTGGCGGTGTCCAGTTTGTGGGGCCCGGCGCAATGTATTTGATGATATTGGGGCAATTAATGCTCCCTCGGGCTTTCAAGAAAATCTTTCCTATGGCTTTGGGGTAAATCGTTTAACACCCAAACAAAAAAATATTCTCATTTTTGGAGCCTTAGGACTTGGATTTTTAATGTTTATTAGCTTATATGGTCTTGGTTAG
- a CDS encoding carbohydrate ABC transporter permease, with protein MRLLILILGAGILLSPIAIILITSLAPEGTPSYLDINIDSLTLDNYWEAWQQANFLLAFGNSALVALTVTGFQLITASLAGYALARLKFRGRRMLLLVILATLVIPFQLLVIPIFLVLKWGNLINTYGALILPTAVNGFSIFLMRQYFTTIPIQLEEAAALDGANRWQILKEIMLPLARPALVTVFLFTFIGEWNDLFKPLVFTTRPELQTVQLALAEFQEQFTSDWSLLMAAVIIVTIPIVILFLVGQRQFVQGISSTGIKE; from the coding sequence ATGCGACTCTTAATTTTAATTCTCGGCGCTGGAATTCTCTTATCCCCGATTGCTATCATCTTAATTACATCTTTAGCTCCTGAAGGAACTCCCAGCTATCTTGATATTAATATTGATTCTTTGACTTTAGATAATTACTGGGAAGCATGGCAACAAGCTAATTTTTTGCTTGCTTTTGGCAATTCAGCGTTAGTTGCCCTCACTGTTACAGGTTTTCAATTAATCACTGCTTCGTTGGCAGGATATGCCTTAGCGCGACTCAAATTTCGCGGTCGTCGTATGCTATTGCTAGTAATTTTAGCCACTTTAGTAATTCCATTTCAACTTTTAGTAATTCCGATTTTTTTAGTCTTAAAGTGGGGAAACTTAATTAATACTTATGGAGCGTTAATTTTACCGACTGCAGTTAATGGCTTTAGTATTTTTCTCATGCGTCAGTATTTTACAACTATTCCTATACAGTTAGAAGAAGCAGCGGCTTTAGATGGGGCAAATCGCTGGCAAATTCTTAAAGAAATTATGTTACCTTTGGCGCGACCAGCTTTAGTAACTGTTTTTCTGTTTACCTTTATCGGTGAGTGGAATGATTTATTTAAGCCTTTGGTTTTTACAACTCGTCCTGAGTTACAAACTGTTCAACTCGCGTTAGCTGAATTTCAAGAACAGTTTACCAGTGATTGGTCTTTGCTAATGGCAGCCGTAATTATTGTTACGATCCCTATTGTTATTTTATTCCTTGTTGGACAACGACAATTTGTGCAAGGAATTAGTAGTACAGGAATTAAGGAATAA
- a CDS encoding aldehyde oxygenase (deformylating): MPDVATTPTLDYTSETYKDAYSRINAIVIEGEQEAKDNYIHLIDLLPDSKDELTRLSKMEARHKKGFQACGKNLNVTPDMEFAQEFFSELHQNFQQALAEGKVVTCLLIQALIIECFAIAAYNIYIPVADPFARKITEGVVKDEYSHLNYGEEWLKANFDSVKEELEQANKENLPLVWKMLNKVAADAEVLGMEKDALVEDFMIAYGEALSNVGFNTREIMRMSAYGLREG, translated from the coding sequence ATGCCAGATGTTGCAACTACCCCAACTCTAGATTACACTAGCGAAACCTATAAAGATGCTTATAGTCGTATCAATGCTATTGTAATTGAAGGGGAACAAGAAGCAAAAGACAACTATATTCACTTAATAGACTTGCTTCCGGATAGTAAAGATGAGTTAACCCGTCTTTCTAAAATGGAAGCACGACATAAAAAGGGATTTCAAGCCTGTGGCAAAAACTTGAATGTGACTCCTGACATGGAATTTGCCCAGGAATTTTTCTCGGAATTGCACCAAAACTTTCAGCAAGCCCTCGCAGAAGGGAAAGTCGTTACGTGCTTATTGATTCAAGCTCTGATTATTGAATGTTTCGCGATCGCCGCGTATAACATCTATATTCCTGTGGCTGATCCCTTTGCTCGTAAAATCACAGAAGGGGTGGTTAAAGATGAATACAGCCACCTTAACTACGGCGAGGAATGGTTAAAAGCCAACTTCGACAGTGTTAAGGAAGAATTGGAACAAGCCAATAAAGAAAATCTTCCCCTCGTGTGGAAAATGCTCAACAAAGTGGCTGCTGATGCGGAAGTCTTAGGGATGGAAAAAGATGCCCTCGTCGAAGACTTTATGATTGCCTACGGGGAAGCCCTCAGTAACGTTGGGTTTAACACTCGTGAAATTATGCGGATGTCTGCCTACGGCTTACGAGAAGGTTAA
- a CDS encoding long-chain acyl-[acyl-carrier-protein] reductase — MFGLIGHLTSLEHAQKVAKQLGYPEYHEQGLDFWCSAPPQIVDEIKVTSLTGETITGKYVESCFLPEMLTQRRIKAAIRKILNAMAQAQKANIDITALGGFSSIVFENFNLQNNRQVRNVELDFRRFTTGNTHTAYIICQQVVQGAQQIGIDISQATIAVCGATGDIGSGVCRWLNTNTAVKNLLLVARNQERLDTLQSELGRGKILPMDEALSQADIVVWVASLPKGVEISAEALKKPCLIIDGGYPKNFDSQVQHPEIAILKGGIVEHSLDIEWKIMELVNMETPNRQLFACFAEAMILEFEKWYTNFSWGRNEITVTKMDQIGEASRKHGFQPLLLLDK; from the coding sequence ATGTTTGGTTTGATCGGTCATTTGACCAGCTTAGAACACGCCCAAAAGGTTGCTAAACAGCTTGGCTATCCTGAATATCATGAGCAGGGATTAGATTTTTGGTGTTCAGCACCACCGCAAATTGTTGATGAAATTAAAGTAACCAGCTTGACGGGAGAAACGATTACTGGCAAGTATGTAGAATCCTGTTTTCTTCCGGAAATGCTAACACAGCGTCGCATTAAAGCTGCTATTCGTAAAATCCTCAATGCCATGGCGCAGGCTCAAAAAGCCAACATTGATATTACTGCCCTTGGTGGCTTTTCCTCCATTGTTTTTGAAAATTTTAATCTTCAGAATAACCGTCAAGTTAGGAATGTAGAGTTAGATTTTCGACGATTCACCACGGGCAATACCCATACAGCATACATCATTTGTCAACAAGTGGTGCAGGGGGCGCAACAAATTGGAATCGATATCTCCCAGGCAACAATTGCCGTTTGTGGGGCAACGGGTGACATTGGCAGTGGCGTTTGTCGCTGGTTAAACACCAATACCGCAGTTAAAAATTTACTGTTGGTAGCTCGCAATCAAGAGCGTTTAGATACTCTCCAATCAGAACTGGGACGTGGTAAAATTCTACCCATGGACGAAGCCTTAAGCCAAGCTGATATTGTGGTTTGGGTGGCAAGTTTACCTAAAGGGGTAGAAATTAGTGCCGAAGCCCTGAAAAAGCCCTGCTTAATTATTGACGGCGGTTATCCGAAAAATTTTGATTCCCAAGTTCAACATCCAGAAATTGCCATCTTAAAGGGAGGAATTGTCGAGCATTCCCTTGATATTGAATGGAAGATTATGGAATTAGTCAATATGGAAACCCCAAATCGGCAATTATTTGCTTGTTTTGCCGAAGCAATGATTTTGGAGTTTGAAAAATGGTACACTAATTTTTCTTGGGGACGCAATGAAATTACAGTCACCAAAATGGATCAGATTGGTGAAGCTTCCCGCAAGCATGGCTTTCAGCCTTTATTATTACTTGATAAATAA
- the accA gene encoding acetyl-CoA carboxylase carboxyl transferase subunit alpha, with protein MSKSNRRTFLLDFEKPLCELESRIEQIRELATENQVDVSDQIQHLEEKAVQLRKEIFSTLTPAQRLQLARHPRRPSTLDYIQAMSEEWFELHGDRAGDDDPALVGGIARLNGRPVMMLGHQKGRDTKDNVARNFGMASPSGYRKAMRLMEHANHFRMPICTFIDTPGAWAGVEAEKTGQGEAIAYNLRQMFSLDVPILCTVIGEGGSGGALGIGVGDRILMLEHAVYTVATPEACAAILWKDSGKSEQACEALKITAWDLKDLGILDQILSEPVRGAHADPITAANFLKEALISNLDELMQLSPQQRKEQRYQKFRNIGKFTDLAANGQLQLPSENETNGKSYHHIEEETSSSHFLSY; from the coding sequence ATGTCAAAATCAAACCGCAGAACCTTTCTACTTGACTTTGAAAAGCCCTTATGTGAACTAGAGTCACGGATTGAACAAATTCGTGAACTAGCCACAGAAAATCAAGTGGATGTCTCTGATCAAATTCAACATCTCGAAGAAAAAGCTGTTCAGCTGCGTAAGGAAATTTTTAGCACCTTAACCCCAGCACAAAGATTACAGTTAGCTCGTCATCCTCGTCGCCCTAGTACCCTAGATTATATTCAGGCGATGAGTGAGGAATGGTTTGAACTACACGGCGATCGCGCTGGCGATGATGATCCTGCTTTAGTGGGAGGCATTGCCCGTCTCAATGGTCGCCCTGTGATGATGTTAGGGCATCAAAAAGGACGGGATACTAAAGATAATGTTGCTCGTAACTTTGGTATGGCTTCTCCCAGTGGTTATCGTAAGGCAATGCGGTTGATGGAACACGCTAACCATTTTCGGATGCCCATTTGCACCTTCATTGATACTCCCGGAGCTTGGGCAGGGGTAGAAGCAGAAAAAACGGGACAAGGGGAAGCCATTGCCTATAATCTTAGACAAATGTTTAGTCTAGATGTTCCCATTCTCTGCACGGTGATTGGTGAAGGGGGATCAGGAGGCGCTTTAGGGATTGGTGTCGGCGATCGCATTTTAATGTTAGAACACGCTGTTTACACCGTAGCAACTCCCGAAGCCTGTGCAGCCATTCTCTGGAAAGACTCAGGAAAGTCAGAACAAGCCTGTGAAGCCCTAAAAATTACCGCTTGGGACTTAAAAGACCTCGGCATCTTAGATCAGATTCTCAGTGAGCCAGTACGGGGCGCTCATGCTGATCCTATTACGGCAGCCAACTTCTTAAAAGAAGCCTTAATTAGTAATTTAGATGAACTGATGCAGTTGTCACCACAGCAGAGAAAAGAACAACGTTATCAAAAATTCCGTAATATTGGGAAGTTTACGGATTTAGCAGCCAATGGTCAACTGCAACTTCCCAGTGAAAACGAAACTAATGGGAAGAGTTATCATCACATTGAAGAGGAAACTTCTTCCTCCCATTTCTTAAGTTATTAG
- a CDS encoding ATP-dependent Zn protease — protein MQPLSLNILAIGVFAMTMFALIAPIFNIPVIYPAGVTLTVMGLLTVDTLAWENRGVTLFLDLFSTAKQRERVLHHEAGHFLVAYFLGIPITGYSLTAWEAFRQKQPGNGGVQFDTTPLENSGTQPNQINLMLDRFCTVWCAGIAAEILYYGQAEGGADDRAQLQLVLSELGYPQSQRQQKEDWAKLQAKSLLERHEETYQALVKVMRQRASVETCEQIIQYNSQLQA, from the coding sequence ATGCAACCTCTTAGCCTCAATATACTTGCGATTGGCGTTTTTGCCATGACCATGTTTGCTTTAATTGCTCCCATTTTTAATATTCCCGTAATTTATCCTGCTGGAGTTACCTTGACTGTGATGGGGTTGCTAACAGTAGATACATTAGCTTGGGAAAATCGTGGAGTTACCCTTTTTCTAGATTTATTTTCTACAGCAAAACAACGAGAAAGAGTATTACATCATGAGGCGGGGCATTTCCTTGTCGCTTATTTTTTAGGCATTCCGATTACGGGTTATAGTCTCACAGCTTGGGAAGCCTTTCGTCAAAAACAACCGGGAAATGGGGGAGTCCAATTTGATACGACACCATTAGAGAATAGTGGTACTCAGCCCAATCAGATTAACTTAATGTTAGATCGCTTTTGCACTGTTTGGTGTGCTGGTATAGCTGCGGAAATTTTATACTATGGTCAAGCCGAAGGAGGAGCCGACGATCGCGCTCAGTTACAATTAGTCTTAAGTGAGTTAGGCTACCCTCAAAGTCAAAGACAACAAAAAGAAGATTGGGCAAAACTACAAGCAAAATCGCTTTTAGAAAGACATGAGGAAACCTATCAAGCCTTAGTAAAAGTGATGAGGCAACGAGCTTCGGTAGAAACTTGCGAGCAAATTATTCAGTATAATAGCCAACTCCAGGCTTAA
- a CDS encoding PstS family phosphate ABC transporter substrate-binding protein, whose product MAQKNENLILVPTLLITLTILSVGVWWLWQNVDDNEQYTENTDDSSLRAPNTLGEVSNVPSGSFSYFGNPAWGSIQEGIDPIIREIHPQFQIRYSTFLSQTSEQESEIVEQLKNNQIAFSQVSSPLTNEQGATTIEVDGNSLEQIPIALNVIAIAVNRNLDISGLSLEQLQGIYTGEIRNWEEVGGPNLEIIPYSDPEEEKLTVRFFLEDVLDEENLSPEVETVENPTVALRKVSENEGAIYYGKALQILRNCDIKPLPLENQENELVAPYQGSLVSPEECRETGAAHQINRDAFQNGDYPLTRPWFIVFNKNGRHNERAGRTYAKLLLTQQGQHLLRNQGLISIR is encoded by the coding sequence ATGGCGCAAAAGAATGAAAACTTAATTCTAGTGCCAACATTATTAATAACTCTTACTATTCTTAGCGTTGGCGTTTGGTGGCTTTGGCAAAATGTTGATGATAATGAACAATATACAGAAAACACTGATGATTCCTCTCTGAGGGCTCCTAACACCCTTGGAGAAGTTTCAAACGTCCCCTCTGGCTCATTTTCTTATTTCGGTAATCCTGCTTGGGGATCTATACAAGAAGGCATTGATCCCATTATCAGAGAAATTCATCCTCAATTTCAAATTCGCTATAGCACTTTTCTTAGCCAAACTTCTGAGCAAGAGAGTGAAATTGTAGAACAATTAAAAAATAATCAAATCGCTTTTTCCCAAGTCTCTAGCCCACTTACCAATGAACAAGGCGCTACAACGATTGAAGTTGATGGTAATTCCCTTGAGCAAATTCCAATTGCCTTAAATGTTATTGCCATTGCTGTTAATCGCAACTTAGATATTAGCGGTTTAAGTTTAGAACAATTACAAGGCATTTATACAGGAGAAATTCGCAATTGGGAAGAAGTGGGTGGCCCTAATTTAGAAATTATTCCTTACTCTGATCCTGAAGAAGAAAAACTCACTGTCAGATTCTTCTTAGAGGATGTTCTTGATGAAGAAAATTTAAGTCCTGAAGTTGAAACTGTTGAAAATCCTACTGTCGCTCTTAGAAAAGTATCAGAAAATGAAGGAGCAATTTATTATGGTAAAGCTCTACAAATCTTGCGAAATTGTGATATTAAACCCCTTCCTTTAGAAAATCAAGAAAATGAATTAGTTGCTCCTTATCAGGGATCTCTTGTTTCCCCAGAAGAGTGTCGTGAAACAGGAGCAGCCCACCAAATTAACAGAGATGCTTTTCAAAATGGAGACTATCCCCTCACTCGCCCTTGGTTTATTGTTTTTAATAAAAATGGGCGGCATAATGAGCGAGCAGGAAGAACTTATGCCAAACTCCTTTTAACACAACAAGGACAACATTTACTTCGTAATCAAGGATTGATTTCTATTCGTTAG
- a CDS encoding serine/threonine-protein kinase, with product MKTYCTRPNCSQPINEFSELDDRAELQTSQQKYCNCCGMPQILAGRYIPQQLLGKGGFGAAYLAIDRYSTQLRQCVVKQFQPSASFREKHLKTAEKLFRREAEVLESLGNHHPQIPDLYAFFPLIASEGEEEKQFFYIVQQYIDGETLEQELQRKGRLQEAEIWDLLENLLSILKFVHEHNSIHRDIKPSNIIRDREGKIYLLDFGAVKRVTGASTGNNYSTGIFSMGFAPPEQMHGREIYPSTDLYALAATCMCLLTGQPIQELYDSYNNQWRWDICPEISEKLCQILQKMLLATPKDRFASAEGVLSAFKEEENTEVKAQITESNASEESILKQPANLQSLLSVSQPPQTNPPEKKEEQEVTPVQSSEKDVSPSTEKQVSENAPTEVKTTHQSSVRSDPPLEKTPSKRSNFPLWEILANVGFTGSEGALLLIALTSVFSFPAISVGLWGMTMGGLIYAQWKRWIEKFDLLILGGMTLGLVIFIPPLSNPPALIVVVATVVAGAGAIALVTLLRLILQLMAR from the coding sequence ATGAAAACTTACTGCACTCGTCCAAACTGTTCCCAGCCGATTAATGAGTTTTCTGAGTTAGATGATCGCGCTGAGTTACAAACCAGTCAACAAAAATATTGCAATTGTTGTGGAATGCCTCAAATTTTAGCAGGGCGATATATTCCGCAACAACTCTTAGGAAAAGGGGGGTTTGGGGCTGCGTATCTCGCAATTGATCGTTATAGTACCCAGCTTCGTCAATGTGTGGTTAAACAATTTCAGCCTTCTGCTAGTTTTCGGGAAAAGCACTTAAAAACAGCCGAGAAATTATTTCGTCGGGAAGCGGAAGTGCTAGAGAGTTTAGGAAATCATCATCCACAAATTCCTGATTTATATGCTTTTTTCCCGTTAATTGCATCAGAAGGAGAAGAGGAAAAGCAATTTTTTTATATTGTTCAACAGTATATTGATGGGGAAACTTTAGAACAAGAGTTGCAGCGAAAGGGAAGGTTACAGGAAGCAGAAATTTGGGATTTATTAGAGAATTTACTGTCTATTTTAAAGTTTGTCCATGAACATAATTCGATTCATCGTGATATTAAACCTTCTAATATTATACGCGATCGCGAAGGAAAGATATATCTGTTAGATTTTGGGGCAGTTAAACGAGTAACAGGAGCAAGCACAGGCAATAATTATTCCACAGGAATTTTCTCAATGGGGTTTGCCCCTCCTGAACAAATGCATGGGCGAGAAATTTATCCCTCTACCGATTTATATGCTTTAGCGGCTACTTGTATGTGTTTACTCACTGGACAACCCATTCAGGAATTATACGATTCTTATAATAATCAGTGGCGGTGGGATATTTGTCCTGAAATTAGTGAGAAACTATGCCAGATTCTGCAAAAAATGCTATTAGCAACCCCTAAAGATCGTTTTGCCTCTGCCGAAGGGGTTTTAAGTGCTTTCAAGGAAGAAGAAAATACAGAAGTGAAAGCACAAATTACTGAGTCTAATGCTTCTGAAGAGTCTATCTTAAAGCAACCTGCTAATTTACAGTCCTTATTGTCAGTTTCTCAACCGCCACAGACTAATCCCCCAGAAAAAAAAGAAGAACAAGAGGTAACTCCTGTACAATCTTCCGAAAAAGATGTTTCCCCCTCCACAGAGAAGCAAGTTTCAGAGAATGCACCAACAGAAGTGAAAACAACCCATCAATCTTCTGTGCGATCAGATCCCCCTCTTGAAAAAACGCCTTCTAAACGTTCTAATTTTCCTTTATGGGAGATTTTAGCCAATGTTGGATTTACAGGTTCAGAAGGAGCTTTATTATTAATCGCTTTAACCAGTGTTTTTTCCTTTCCAGCAATTAGTGTGGGGCTTTGGGGAATGACTATGGGAGGGTTAATTTATGCTCAGTGGAAACGATGGATTGAGAAGTTTGATTTATTAATTTTAGGAGGAATGACTTTAGGATTAGTCATATTTATTCCTCCTTTGAGTAATCCGCCAGCTTTAATCGTCGTGGTGGCAACAGTGGTTGCGGGAGCAGGCGCGATCGCGCTAGTAACCCTTCTCCGTCTCATATTACAACTAATGGCTCGTTGA